A region from the Geobacillus vulcani PSS1 genome encodes:
- the frr gene encoding ribosome recycling factor — protein sequence MAKQVIQQAKEKMDKAVQAFTRELASIRAGRANAGLLEKVTVDYYGVPTPINQLASISVPEARLLVIQPYDKSAIKEMEKAILASDLGLTPSNDGSVIRLVIPPLTEERRRELAKLVKKYSEDAKVAVRNIRRDANDELKKLEKNGEITEDELRSYTDEVQKLTDDHIAKIDAITKEKEKEVMEV from the coding sequence ATGGCAAAGCAAGTGATCCAACAGGCGAAAGAAAAAATGGATAAAGCGGTGCAAGCGTTCACCCGCGAACTGGCAAGCATTCGCGCCGGACGGGCGAACGCCGGGCTGCTGGAGAAAGTAACCGTTGACTATTACGGTGTGCCGACGCCGATCAACCAATTGGCCTCCATCAGCGTGCCGGAAGCACGGCTGCTTGTCATTCAGCCGTACGACAAATCGGCCATTAAAGAAATGGAAAAAGCCATTTTAGCATCGGATTTAGGGCTGACGCCATCGAATGACGGATCCGTCATTCGGCTGGTCATTCCACCGCTGACGGAAGAGCGGCGCCGCGAGTTGGCGAAGCTTGTCAAAAAGTATTCCGAAGACGCGAAAGTCGCGGTGCGCAACATCCGCCGCGATGCGAACGATGAATTGAAAAAGCTCGAGAAAAACGGCGAGATTACGGAAGATGAGCTCCGCAGCTACACGGACGAAGTGCAAAAGCTGACCGATGACCACATCGCCAAAATTGACGCCATCACGAAAGAGAAAGAAAAAGAAGTGATGGAAGTATAG